Proteins co-encoded in one Actinomadura luteofluorescens genomic window:
- a CDS encoding TetR/AcrR family transcriptional regulator, with translation MSAREQILHATLRLIGEQGIGAVTNRAVARSAGVSLGSLTYHFPSQEDLLREALHAFVEQEIARITAYVTSLAESGIAPVQAADQVEKAVVEFAYGPEQIANLELHLHAARDPALRETSTRSIEAYDRLATAILKALDIPDAETHAPAIVAMLYGLALRRLATGDTTATGTADAFRLLLLGALPRP, from the coding sequence ATGAGCGCCCGCGAGCAGATCCTCCACGCCACCCTCCGCCTGATCGGCGAGCAGGGCATCGGCGCCGTGACGAACCGGGCCGTCGCCCGCTCCGCCGGCGTCTCCCTCGGCTCCCTGACCTACCACTTCCCCAGCCAGGAGGATCTGCTGCGCGAGGCGCTGCACGCCTTCGTGGAGCAGGAGATCGCCCGCATCACGGCCTACGTCACGTCCCTCGCCGAGTCCGGCATCGCCCCCGTCCAGGCCGCCGACCAGGTCGAGAAGGCCGTCGTCGAGTTCGCCTACGGCCCCGAGCAGATCGCGAACCTCGAACTGCACCTGCACGCCGCCCGCGACCCGGCCCTCCGCGAGACGTCCACGCGCTCCATCGAGGCCTACGACCGCCTCGCCACCGCCATCCTGAAGGCCCTCGACATCCCGGACGCCGAAACCCACGCCCCGGCGATCGTCGCGATGCTCTACGGCCTGGCCCTCCGCCGCCTCGCCACCGGCGACACCACCGCCACCGGCACCGCCGACGCCTTCCGCCTGCTCCTCCTCGGCGCCCTCCCCCGCCCCTGA
- a CDS encoding TetR/AcrR family transcriptional regulator, with protein MSERAARPQRRKTRQDWVDVALTAIAEGGVAAVAVEPLAARLGTTKGSFYWHFPNRGALLEAALAHWAERTTTAILREVKSASYDPRGQLKLLITRVVAMAEEDPVGPALLATATHPAVAPVLRDVTRTRLDAVIALFAELGFPTDEARARALLAYSAYLGHTQIAHSTPDLLPSGKEERRLYLDQVLHILTAP; from the coding sequence GTGTCCGAGCGCGCGGCAAGACCTCAGCGAAGGAAGACCCGGCAGGACTGGGTGGACGTGGCCCTGACGGCGATCGCGGAGGGCGGCGTCGCGGCGGTCGCCGTCGAGCCGCTCGCCGCACGGCTCGGGACCACCAAGGGCAGCTTCTACTGGCACTTCCCCAACCGCGGAGCGCTCCTGGAGGCGGCACTCGCGCACTGGGCGGAGCGAACGACGACCGCGATCCTGCGCGAGGTGAAGAGCGCCTCCTACGACCCGCGGGGCCAGCTCAAGCTACTGATCACCCGGGTGGTGGCCATGGCCGAGGAGGACCCGGTCGGCCCGGCACTGCTGGCGACGGCCACACACCCCGCCGTCGCACCCGTCCTCCGAGATGTCACACGTACGCGCCTGGACGCCGTCATCGCCCTCTTCGCAGAACTGGGCTTCCCCACCGACGAGGCGAGAGCAAGAGCACTTCTCGCCTACAGCGCCTACCTCGGCCACACGCAGATCGCCCACTCCACCCCGGACCTGCTCCCGAGCGGCAAAGAAGAACGCCGCCTCTACCTAGACCAAGTCCTCCACATCCTCACAGCACCCTGA
- a CDS encoding NAD(P)/FAD-dependent oxidoreductase — MDYDVIVVGARVAGATTAMLLARRGLRVLVVDRVAFPSDTISSHQIQVPGVARLRRWGLLEAVRAAGTPPTRRLRFDAGEVVLDGSFPPFEGADALYSPRRTLLDAALVDAARSAGADVRENFRVEELVWSEGRVVGVRGRERLGSSVALRARIVVGADGKNSFVASAVGARTYRQRPVRAFACYTYFSGLPVTAGEVYRRRGRLVAVFPTNDDLTMVYLSEPLSGFEVFRRDIEKHYLAALDGCGDLGGRAREARREERLRTTPDQPNRFRLPHGPGWALVGDAGVVMDSVSAQGITNALRDADLLAEALSAELDGVPSLAAYHRRRDRAVRPMYDHTVGLAGHSPGITERLLYTAVADRPAEVTRFLGVFSGALPPDSYLNPAAMLRVFGAAGRTRGARRRRARAA; from the coding sequence ATGGACTACGACGTGATCGTGGTGGGCGCGCGCGTGGCCGGTGCGACGACGGCGATGCTGCTGGCGCGACGCGGTCTGCGCGTTCTGGTGGTCGACAGGGTGGCCTTCCCGAGCGACACGATCTCCTCCCACCAGATCCAGGTGCCCGGGGTCGCCAGGCTGCGGCGATGGGGGCTGCTGGAGGCGGTGCGCGCCGCGGGCACCCCGCCGACCCGCCGGCTCCGGTTCGATGCGGGCGAGGTAGTGCTCGACGGCTCGTTCCCCCCGTTCGAAGGTGCGGACGCCCTCTACAGTCCCCGCCGGACCCTGCTGGACGCCGCCCTGGTCGATGCCGCCCGGTCGGCGGGCGCCGACGTCCGCGAGAACTTCCGGGTGGAGGAACTGGTGTGGAGCGAGGGGCGGGTGGTCGGAGTTCGAGGGAGGGAGCGACTTGGCTCCTCGGTCGCACTGCGAGCCCGGATCGTCGTGGGTGCAGACGGGAAGAACTCCTTCGTCGCCTCGGCCGTGGGAGCGCGTACCTATCGGCAGCGGCCGGTGCGGGCTTTCGCCTGCTACACCTACTTTTCGGGGCTCCCCGTCACCGCGGGCGAGGTCTACCGGCGGCGGGGCCGATTGGTAGCGGTCTTTCCGACCAACGACGACCTGACCATGGTGTACCTGTCCGAACCGCTCTCCGGGTTCGAGGTCTTCCGCCGCGACATCGAGAAGCACTACCTCGCCGCCCTGGACGGCTGCGGGGACCTCGGCGGGCGGGCGCGGGAGGCGCGGCGTGAGGAGCGGCTGCGCACCACCCCCGACCAGCCGAACCGGTTCCGCCTGCCCCACGGCCCCGGCTGGGCGCTGGTCGGGGACGCCGGCGTCGTGATGGACTCCGTGTCGGCCCAGGGGATCACCAACGCGCTGCGGGACGCCGACCTCCTCGCCGAAGCGCTCTCCGCCGAACTGGACGGCGTTCCGTCCCTCGCCGCCTACCACCGCCGGCGCGACCGCGCCGTCCGGCCGATGTACGACCACACCGTCGGGCTGGCCGGGCACTCGCCCGGCATCACCGAACGGCTGCTGTACACCGCAGTCGCCGACCGTCCCGCCGAGGTCACGCGCTTCCTCGGTGTCTTCTCGGGCGCCCTCCCGCCCGACTCCTATCTCAACCCCGCGGCCATGCTGCGAGTCTTCGGCGCCGCCGGGCGGACAAGAGGCGCTCGCCGGCGCCGGGCCCGCGCGGCGTAG
- a CDS encoding SH3 domain-containing protein: protein MQIGTKLGVVLVATTLAGSALGAGAVAGAAPPPAPGPDGSAAVQPGPPEEEGHGPGAIEVGPEGAAAAMNRLLVRDEQRVRLCDGVVLPADGLNVRTGPGTGYAKVGVLAKGSKVRTDWDSIQRRDGYLWVRLNSTQWIADYMLGADDGAIRGKWYVNYSNC, encoded by the coding sequence ATGCAGATAGGCACGAAGCTCGGCGTCGTTCTGGTCGCCACGACGCTGGCCGGCAGCGCACTCGGTGCGGGCGCGGTAGCCGGGGCCGCACCGCCGCCGGCGCCGGGCCCGGACGGGTCGGCCGCGGTCCAGCCCGGCCCTCCGGAGGAGGAAGGGCACGGGCCGGGCGCCATCGAGGTCGGGCCGGAGGGCGCCGCCGCGGCGATGAACCGGCTCCTCGTCCGCGACGAGCAGCGCGTTCGCCTGTGCGACGGGGTCGTCCTGCCGGCGGACGGGCTCAACGTCCGCACGGGGCCGGGCACCGGCTACGCGAAGGTCGGCGTCCTGGCGAAGGGCTCCAAGGTCCGGACGGACTGGGACTCCATCCAGCGCAGGGACGGGTACCTGTGGGTCCGGCTGAACTCCACCCAGTGGATCGCCGACTACATGCTCGGCGCTGACGACGGGGCCATCCGCGGCAAGTGGTACGTCAACTACTCCAACTGCTGA
- a CDS encoding DinB family protein, with amino-acid sequence MEEVPYTGGEKESLQAALDRHRDVVLWKLNGLDEEQARRPMTPSGTSLLGLTKHLAAVEYNWFCETFGRETEPLPFSDDDPEADLRVEPGETIEGIVAFYERARAASDKVVGELALTDTGTAWHGATVSLRWVLIHMLEETARHAGHMDIIREMLDGATGDHVRDDG; translated from the coding sequence ATGGAAGAAGTGCCGTACACCGGTGGTGAGAAGGAAAGTCTGCAGGCCGCCCTCGACCGGCATCGGGACGTCGTCCTGTGGAAGCTGAACGGGCTGGACGAAGAGCAGGCGCGGCGTCCCATGACGCCGTCCGGGACGAGCCTGCTCGGCCTCACAAAGCACCTGGCCGCCGTCGAGTACAACTGGTTCTGCGAGACGTTCGGACGCGAGACAGAGCCGCTTCCGTTCAGTGACGACGACCCGGAGGCCGACCTCAGGGTCGAGCCCGGCGAGACCATCGAGGGCATCGTCGCGTTCTACGAGCGGGCGCGTGCCGCGTCCGACAAGGTCGTCGGGGAGCTGGCCCTCACGGACACCGGCACCGCCTGGCACGGCGCGACCGTGAGCCTGCGGTGGGTGCTGATCCACATGCTCGAGGAGACGGCGCGGCACGCCGGGCACATGGACATCATCCGCGAAATGCTCGACGGCGCGACCGGCGACCACGTCCGCGACGACGGCTAG